From a region of the Helianthus annuus cultivar XRQ/B chromosome 5, HanXRQr2.0-SUNRISE, whole genome shotgun sequence genome:
- the LOC110886315 gene encoding desiccation-related protein PCC13-62 has product MKTFNLFFQSPPSSSITTIFATAAITFLLFSSTMVNSTANLSKTDMDLLEFPLNLEYFEAEYFLFGSTGKGLDSVEPRLAAGGPRPIGAKQANLSLLIKDVITQFAYQEVGHLRAIKKIVKGFPRPLLNLSAQSFGTVMNAAVGKPLSPPFDPYANDLNYLISCYVIPYVGLTGYVGANPKLESPVSRKLVAGLLGVESGQDAVIRSLLYEQADEKVSPYKMTVGEFTQKISQLRDKLGKDGVKDEGLDVPIQLGPEKKTQGNVLAGDQDSLAYGRTPQEILRIVYGTGDEKAPGGFYPKGGDGVIAKGYLKTKPSKNLD; this is encoded by the exons ATGAAGACCTTTAACCTTTTCTTTCAATCACCACCATCCTCCTCCATCACTACCATCTTCGCCACCGCCGCCATCACCTTCCTCCTCTTCTCCTCCACCATGGTGAACTCGACTGCCAACCTATCTAAAACCGACATGGATCTTTTAGAGTTCCCTTTAAATCTTGAGTATTTTGAAGCCGAATACTTCCTATTTGGATCCACGGGTAAGGGTTTGGATAGCGTAGAACCCCGTCTAGCTGCCGGCGGCCCACGACCCATCGGCGCAAAACAGGCCAATCTTAGCCTTCTTATCAAAGACGTAATCACTCAATTCGCTTATCAAGAAGTTGGTCACTTAAG GGCTATTAAGAAGATTGTAAAAGGATTTCCAAGGCCATTGTTGAATCTTAGTGCACAATCATTTGGGACTGTTATGAATGCTGCAGTTGGGAAACCTTTGTCTCCACCCTTCGATCCTTATGCTAATGACCTCAACTATCTTATTTCATGCTATGTTATCCCTTACGTTGGCCTCACTGGCTACGTCGGAGCAAATCCGAAACTTGAAAGCCCTGTCTCGAGAAAG CTTGTAGCGGGCTTATTAGGAGTGGAATCGGGTCAAGATGCGGTCATTAGGAGCCTCCTTTACGAGCAGGCAGATGAAAAAGTGAGTCCATACAAGATGACTGTAGGCGAATTCACACAAAAGATATCACAACTACGAGATAAGTTGGGCAAGGACGGGGTAAAGGATGAAGGGCTTGACGTACCAATCCAGCTCGGGCCTGAAAAGAAGACACAAGGGAACGTGTTAGCCGGTGATCAagattcattggcatatggtcgaACACCACAAGAAATACTACGAATAGTCTATGGAACCGGGGACGAAAAGGCTCCGGGCGGGTTTTACCCGAAAGGGGGTGATGGGGTTATAGCTAAAGGATATCTAAAGACTAAACCGTCGAAGAATTTAGATTAG